One Mycolicibacterium goodii genomic region harbors:
- a CDS encoding GNAT family N-acetyltransferase translates to MTINIRPANAADTLACGQICFEAFAAIADRHRFPRDFATPKEATDLISRLIDNNSFFGVVAERNGEVIGSNFLDERSTVTSVGPVTVDPRAQDKGVGRALVTAALDRARETRASSVRLMQSAYHSRSFGLYAKLGFTYRESFAVVQGPSPQDDDSLVVRRADPPVLDACDILCRGTHGFDRHGEVNDSIAAQTAHVVEREDRITAYTSGVGLFGHSIAESNADLQALIAATDDYPGTGFLLPLRNASLLQWCLARGLRIVSSMNLMTIGRYYEPTTPYLASVGY, encoded by the coding sequence GTGACGATAAACATACGACCAGCTAACGCAGCGGACACGCTTGCATGTGGGCAGATCTGCTTCGAGGCTTTTGCCGCCATCGCTGATAGGCATCGCTTCCCGAGAGACTTCGCGACTCCCAAAGAGGCCACCGACCTCATCTCGCGACTCATTGACAACAACTCCTTCTTTGGAGTCGTCGCGGAGCGAAACGGCGAGGTGATCGGTAGCAACTTTCTCGACGAACGATCGACAGTGACATCGGTAGGTCCGGTGACAGTAGACCCCCGCGCTCAGGACAAGGGAGTAGGTCGCGCACTTGTGACGGCTGCGCTTGATCGGGCCCGCGAGACTCGCGCTTCTAGTGTGCGTCTCATGCAATCTGCTTATCACAGTAGATCTTTCGGTCTCTACGCCAAACTTGGCTTTACCTACCGCGAGTCCTTCGCTGTGGTACAAGGGCCGTCGCCTCAAGATGACGACTCACTCGTGGTTCGTCGCGCCGATCCGCCTGTACTTGATGCATGTGACATCCTCTGTCGCGGTACTCATGGCTTCGACCGACACGGCGAGGTGAACGACAGTATCGCTGCCCAGACAGCGCACGTGGTAGAACGTGAGGACCGGATAACGGCATACACCAGCGGTGTTGGACTGTTCGGCCATTCGATCGCCGAGTCCAACGCGGACCTTCAGGCACTAATAGCAGCCACTGACGACTATCCCGGAACAGGTTTCCTCCTGCCGCTACGCAACGCAAGCCTTCTTCAGTGGTGCCTCGCTCGCGGCCTGCGCATCGTCTCATCGATGAACCTGATGACCATTGGTCGATACTACGAGCCAACAACGCCGTACCTCGCCTCAGTGGGCTACTAA